The Streptococcus toyakuensis genome has a window encoding:
- a CDS encoding cell division protein FtsQ/DivIB, translated as MSKDKKNEGKEILEEFKELSEWQKRNQEYLKKKAEEEAALAEEKEKERQARMASKSEKSDATEDQESESDPKAPESAKEESEEKVESSEADKEEEEIEESGSKEKEEQDKNLAKKEKPAKAKIPGLHILRAFTILFPSLLLLIVSAYLLSPYATMKDIRVEGTVQTTADDIRQASGIQDSDYTINLLLDKAKYEEQIKSNYWVESAQLVYQFPTKFTIKVKEYDIVAYYVSGENHYPILSSGQLETSSVSLVSLPETYISVLFNDSEQIKAFVSELAQISPELKAAIQKVELAPSKVTSDLIRLTMNDSDEVLVPLSEMSKKLPYYSKIKPQLSEPSVVDMEAGIYSYTVADKLIMEAEEKAKQEAKEAEKKQEEEQKKQEEESNRNQTNQRSSRR; from the coding sequence ATGTCAAAAGATAAGAAAAATGAGGGCAAAGAAATCCTCGAAGAATTTAAAGAGTTATCAGAATGGCAGAAACGAAACCAAGAATACCTAAAAAAGAAGGCTGAAGAAGAGGCAGCCCTAGCTGAGGAGAAGGAAAAGGAAAGACAAGCTCGAATGGCTTCAAAATCTGAAAAGTCAGATGCAACTGAGGACCAAGAGAGTGAATCTGACCCAAAGGCCCCAGAATCAGCTAAGGAAGAGTCTGAGGAAAAAGTAGAATCCTCAGAGGCTGACAAAGAGGAAGAAGAGATAGAAGAATCAGGGTCTAAAGAGAAGGAGGAACAGGATAAAAATCTTGCTAAAAAGGAAAAACCAGCCAAAGCAAAGATTCCTGGCCTCCATATCTTACGAGCCTTCACGATTTTATTTCCAAGTTTGCTTTTATTGATTGTCTCTGCCTACTTACTCAGTCCTTATGCGACCATGAAGGATATCCGTGTTGAGGGAACGGTGCAAACTACGGCTGATGATATTCGACAGGCTTCGGGCATTCAGGATTCGGATTATACGATTAATCTTCTGCTAGACAAGGCAAAATATGAAGAGCAGATCAAGTCTAACTATTGGGTTGAATCAGCTCAGCTTGTTTATCAATTTCCAACCAAGTTCACTATCAAGGTCAAGGAATACGATATTGTTGCTTACTATGTTTCTGGTGAAAATCATTATCCAATCCTTTCAAGCGGTCAGCTTGAGACTAGTTCTGTGAGCTTGGTCAGTTTGCCAGAAACTTATATATCAGTTCTCTTTAATGACAGCGAACAAATCAAGGCTTTTGTCTCAGAACTTGCTCAAATTAGCCCAGAACTCAAGGCGGCTATCCAAAAGGTGGAACTAGCCCCAAGCAAGGTGACTTCCGATTTAATTCGATTGACCATGAATGATTCGGACGAAGTCTTGGTTCCCCTGTCTGAAATGAGCAAGAAATTGCCTTATTACAGCAAGATTAAACCTCAATTGTCAGAACCAAGTGTGGTCGATATGGAAGCTGGAATTTACAGCTACACTGTGGCGGATAAATTAATTATGGAAGCTGAGGAAAAAGCCAAACAAGAGGCTAAGGAAGCAGAGAAAAAACAGGAAGAAGAACAGAAAAAACAAGAGGAAGAGAGCAATCGAAATCAAACAAATCAGCGCTCATCGCGTCGCTAG
- a CDS encoding UDP-N-acetylglucosamine--N-acetylmuramyl-(pentapeptide) pyrophosphoryl-undecaprenol N-acetylglucosamine transferase: protein MKKIVFTGGGTVGHVTLNLLLMPKFIEDGWEVHYIGDKRGIEHQEILKSGLDVTFHSIATGKLRRYFSWQNMLDVFKVGWGIVQSLFIMLRLCPQALFSKGGFVSVPPVIAARVSGVPVFIHESDLSMGLANKIAYKFATKMYSTFEQASSLSKVEHVGAVTKVSDKNTPEPDELVDIQTHFNPQLPTVLFVGGSAGARVFNQLVTDHKKELTERYNIINLTGDSSLNELSQNLFRVDYVTNLYQPLMELADIVVTRGGANTIFELLAMAKLHVIVPLGREASRGDQIENAAYFVKKGYAEELQESDLTLDSLEEKLSHLLSHKEDYQAKMKASKELKSLADFYQLLKKDLS, encoded by the coding sequence ATGAAAAAAATTGTCTTTACAGGTGGGGGGACGGTTGGACACGTTACCCTCAATCTTTTGTTAATGCCCAAGTTCATCGAAGATGGCTGGGAAGTCCACTATATCGGAGATAAACGTGGCATCGAACACCAAGAAATCCTCAAGTCGGGTCTAGATGTCACCTTCCATTCCATTGCGACCGGAAAATTGCGTCGTTATTTCTCTTGGCAAAATATGCTGGACGTCTTTAAAGTTGGATGGGGAATTGTCCAATCGCTCTTTATCATGTTGCGACTTTGTCCACAGGCTCTTTTTTCAAAGGGAGGCTTTGTCTCTGTGCCACCTGTTATCGCAGCACGTGTTTCAGGAGTGCCAGTCTTTATTCACGAATCTGACCTGTCTATGGGCTTGGCCAATAAAATCGCCTATAAATTTGCGACGAAGATGTATTCAACCTTTGAACAAGCTTCAAGTTTGTCTAAGGTCGAGCATGTGGGAGCGGTGACCAAGGTTTCGGACAAAAACACTCCAGAACCAGATGAATTGGTGGATATTCAAACCCACTTTAATCCCCAATTGCCAACTGTATTGTTTGTCGGTGGTTCTGCAGGCGCTCGTGTCTTTAACCAATTGGTGACAGACCATAAGAAAGAGCTGACCGAGCGCTACAATATTATCAATCTAACTGGAGATTCTAGCCTGAACGAGTTGAGCCAAAATCTTTTTCGTGTTGACTATGTGACCAATCTCTATCAACCCTTGATGGAATTGGCTGATATTGTTGTGACACGAGGTGGTGCCAATACGATTTTTGAGCTCTTGGCCATGGCAAAATTACATGTTATTGTGCCACTTGGTCGTGAAGCTAGTCGTGGTGACCAGATTGAGAACGCAGCCTACTTTGTAAAAAAAGGCTATGCAGAAGAGCTTCAAGAAAGTGATTTGACTTTGGATAGTTTGGAAGAGAAGCTGTCTCACTTACTAAGCCACAAGGAAGACTACCAAGCTAAGATGAAGGCTTCCAAGGAATTGAAATCTCTAGCAGATTTTTATCAATTGTTGAAAAAAGATTTATCATAA
- the murD gene encoding UDP-N-acetylmuramoyl-L-alanine--D-glutamate ligase, protein MKVIDQFKNKKVLVLGLAKSGESAARLLDKLGAIVTVNDGKPFEDNPAAQSLLEEGIKVITGGHPLELLDEEFALMVKNPGIPYSNPMIEKALAKGIPVLTEVELAYLISEAPIIGITGSNGKTTTTTMIGEVLTAAGQHGLLSGNIGYPASQVAQTASDKDTLVMELSSFQLMGVQEFHPEIAVITNLMPTHIDYHGSFEEYVAAKWNIQNKMTVADFLVLNFNQDLAKELATKTQATVVPFSTLEKVDGAYLEDGQLYFRGEVVMEVSEIGVPGSHNVENALATIAVAKIRGVDNQTIKETLSAFGGVKHRLQFVDEIKGVKFYNDSKSTNILATQKALSGFDNSKVILIAGGLDRGNEFDELVPDITGLKKMVILGQSAERVKRAADKAGVSYVDATDIADATRKAYELATQGDVVLLSPANASWDMYANFEVRGDLFIDTVAELKE, encoded by the coding sequence ATGAAAGTAATAGATCAATTTAAAAATAAGAAAGTCCTTGTTTTAGGTTTGGCCAAGTCTGGTGAATCTGCAGCTCGTTTGTTGGACAAGCTAGGTGCCATTGTGACAGTAAATGATGGGAAACCTTTCGAGGACAATCCAGCTGCGCAAAGTTTGCTGGAAGAAGGGATCAAGGTTATCACAGGTGGTCATCCTTTGGAACTCTTGGATGAAGAGTTTGCCCTTATGGTGAAAAATCCAGGCATCCCCTATAGCAATCCTATGATTGAAAAGGCTTTGGCAAAGGGAATTCCAGTCTTGACTGAGGTGGAATTGGCTTACTTGATTTCAGAAGCGCCAATTATCGGTATCACAGGTTCGAACGGTAAAACAACCACAACGACTATGATTGGGGAAGTTTTGACTGCGGCTGGACAACATGGTCTTTTATCAGGAAATATCGGCTATCCAGCTAGTCAAGTGGCTCAAACTGCGTCAGACAAGGACACTCTTGTTATGGAACTTTCTTCTTTCCAACTTATGGGAGTTCAAGAATTCCATCCAGAGATTGCGGTTATTACCAACCTCATGCCAACTCATATCGACTACCACGGTTCTTTTGAGGAATATGTAGCAGCCAAGTGGAATATCCAGAACAAGATGACAGTGGCTGATTTCCTTGTCTTGAACTTTAACCAAGACTTGGCAAAAGAATTAGCTACTAAAACACAAGCTACAGTTGTACCATTCTCAACACTTGAAAAGGTTGATGGAGCTTATCTGGAAGATGGTCAGCTCTACTTTCGTGGAGAAGTGGTCATGGAAGTTAGTGAAATCGGTGTTCCAGGTAGCCACAATGTGGAAAATGCCCTTGCGACTATTGCTGTAGCCAAGATCCGTGGTGTAGACAACCAAACCATCAAGGAAACTCTTTCAGCCTTTGGTGGTGTCAAACACCGTCTCCAATTTGTGGATGAAATCAAGGGTGTCAAATTCTATAATGATAGCAAGTCAACCAATATCTTGGCTACTCAAAAAGCCTTGTCAGGATTTGACAACAGCAAGGTCATTTTGATTGCAGGTGGTTTGGACCGTGGTAATGAGTTTGACGAATTGGTTCCAGACATTACTGGACTCAAGAAGATGGTCATCCTCGGTCAGTCTGCCGAACGTGTCAAACGGGCAGCAGACAAGGCTGGTGTGTCTTATGTGGATGCGACTGATATTGCTGATGCGACCCGCAAGGCCTATGAACTTGCGACTCAAGGAGATGTGGTTCTTCTCAGTCCTGCCAATGCCAGCTGGGATATGTATGCTAACTTTGAAGTACGTGGCGACCTCTTTATCGACACAGTAGCGGAGTTAAAGGAATAA
- a CDS encoding DUF3165 family protein produces MVYSIIGLLLLLLYVFATPESIKGTVNIVLVVFAFVALLILLMLSVLQIFQLPTEFFIAIAMLFLAYFSLRDITLMSVSKSKRR; encoded by the coding sequence ATGGTTTATTCAATCATAGGACTCCTCTTATTACTACTCTACGTATTTGCGACACCAGAAAGCATTAAAGGGACTGTCAATATCGTCCTTGTCGTCTTTGCTTTTGTAGCACTCTTGATTTTGCTCATGTTGTCAGTTCTGCAAATCTTTCAGCTACCGACAGAATTCTTTATCGCAATTGCCATGCTCTTCCTAGCATACTTTAGCTTGCGAGATATTACCCTCATGTCGGTCAGTAAAAGTAAAAGAAGATAA
- the typA gene encoding translational GTPase TypA, translated as MTKLREDIRNIAIIAHVDHGKTTLVDELLKQSETLDARTELAERAMDSNDIEKERGITILAKNTAVAYNGTRINIMDTPGHADFGGEVERIMKMVDGVVLVVDAYEGTMPQTRFVLKKALEQDLVPIVVVNKIDKPSARPAEVVDEVLELFIELGADDDQLDFPVVYASAINGTSSLSDDPADQEATMAPIFDTIIDHIPAPVDNSDEPLQFQVSLLDYNDFVGRIGIGRVFRGTVKVGDQVTLSKLDGTTKNFRVTKLFGFFGLERREIQEAKAGDLIAVSGMEDIFVGETITPTDAVEALPILHIDEPTLQMTFLVNNSPFAGKEGKWVTSRKVEERLQAELQTDVSLRVDPTDSPDKWTVSGRGELHLSILIETMRREGYELQVSRPEVIVKEIDGVKCEPFERVQIDTPEEYQGSVIQSLSERKGEMLDMISTGNGQTRLVFLVPARGLIGYSTEFLSMTRGYGIMNHTFDQYLPLIPGEIGGRHRGALVSIDAGKATTYSIMSIEERGTIFVNPGTEVYEGMIIGENSRENDLTVNITKAKQMTNVRSATKDQTAVIKTPRILTLEESLEFLNDDEYMEVTPESIRLRKQILNKAEREKANKKKKSAE; from the coding sequence ATGACAAAATTAAGAGAAGATATCCGTAACATTGCGATTATCGCCCACGTTGACCACGGTAAAACAACCCTCGTTGACGAATTATTGAAACAATCAGAAACGCTTGATGCACGTACTGAATTGGCTGAGCGTGCTATGGACTCAAACGATATTGAAAAAGAGCGTGGAATTACCATCCTTGCTAAAAATACAGCCGTTGCCTACAACGGAACTCGTATCAACATCATGGATACACCAGGACACGCGGACTTCGGTGGAGAAGTTGAGCGTATCATGAAAATGGTTGACGGTGTTGTCTTGGTCGTAGATGCCTACGAAGGAACCATGCCACAAACTCGTTTCGTATTGAAAAAAGCCTTGGAACAAGACCTTGTCCCAATCGTGGTTGTTAACAAAATCGACAAACCATCAGCTCGCCCAGCAGAAGTAGTGGATGAAGTATTGGAACTTTTCATCGAGCTTGGTGCAGATGATGACCAACTTGACTTCCCAGTGGTGTATGCTTCAGCTATTAACGGAACTTCTTCATTGTCAGATGATCCAGCTGACCAAGAAGCTACTATGGCACCAATCTTTGATACGATTATCGACCATATTCCAGCTCCAGTAGATAACTCAGATGAGCCTTTGCAATTCCAAGTATCGCTTTTGGACTACAATGACTTCGTTGGACGTATCGGTATTGGACGTGTCTTCCGTGGTACTGTTAAGGTTGGGGACCAAGTTACCCTTTCTAAACTTGATGGCACAACTAAAAACTTCCGTGTTACTAAACTCTTCGGTTTCTTTGGTTTGGAACGTCGTGAAATCCAAGAAGCTAAAGCAGGTGACTTGATTGCCGTTTCAGGTATGGAAGATATCTTTGTCGGTGAAACCATTACTCCGACAGATGCAGTAGAAGCTCTTCCAATCCTACACATCGATGAGCCAACTCTTCAAATGACTTTCTTGGTCAACAACTCACCATTTGCTGGTAAAGAAGGTAAATGGGTAACTTCTCGTAAGGTAGAAGAACGCTTGCAGGCAGAATTGCAAACAGACGTTTCCCTCCGTGTTGACCCAACTGATTCACCAGACAAATGGACTGTTTCAGGACGTGGAGAATTGCACTTATCAATTCTTATCGAAACTATGCGTCGTGAAGGATATGAACTTCAAGTATCTCGTCCAGAAGTTATCGTAAAAGAAATCGACGGTGTCAAATGTGAGCCATTTGAACGTGTTCAAATCGATACTCCAGAAGAATACCAAGGGTCTGTTATCCAAAGCCTTTCTGAACGTAAGGGTGAAATGTTGGATATGATTTCAACTGGTAATGGTCAAACTCGTTTGGTCTTCCTTGTTCCAGCGCGTGGTTTGATTGGATACTCAACTGAGTTCTTGTCAATGACTCGTGGTTACGGTATCATGAACCATACCTTCGACCAATACTTGCCATTGATTCCAGGTGAAATTGGTGGTCGTCACCGTGGTGCCCTTGTTTCTATCGATGCTGGTAAGGCTACAACTTACTCAATCATGTCTATCGAAGAACGTGGTACGATCTTTGTCAACCCAGGTACTGAGGTTTACGAAGGAATGATTATCGGTGAAAACTCTCGTGAAAACGACTTGACAGTTAACATCACTAAGGCTAAACAAATGACCAACGTCCGTTCAGCTACTAAGGATCAAACGGCTGTTATCAAGACTCCTCGTATCTTGACACTTGAAGAGTCTCTTGAGTTCTTGAACGACGATGAGTACATGGAAGTAACTCCTGAGTCTATCCGTTTGCGTAAACAAATCCTTAACAAGGCAGAGCGTGAGAAAGCTAACAAGAAGAAAAAATCAGCTGAATAA
- a CDS encoding 16S rRNA pseudouridine(516) synthase: protein MRLDNLLAQEKISRKAMKQALLKGEILVDGCPARSLAQNIDTGLQELLFQDRIIHGYEHTYLMLHKPAGVVTANKDKELPTVMDLLPPDIQSDKLYAVGRLDRDTTGLLLLTDNGPLGFQLLHPQYHVDKTYHVEVNGLLTPDHIQAFQKGIVFLDGTNCKPASLEILSASPSHSQTSITISEGKFHQVKKMFLSVGVKVTSLKRTYFGPWSLDDNLQEGDYRPLNSEELASIRDFLRKSG from the coding sequence ATGCGTTTAGATAATTTATTAGCCCAAGAAAAAATCAGCCGAAAGGCCATGAAACAAGCCTTACTTAAAGGAGAAATTCTAGTCGATGGTTGCCCAGCCCGCTCCCTAGCTCAGAATATCGATACAGGACTACAAGAACTTCTTTTTCAGGACCGTATCATTCACGGCTATGAGCATACCTACCTTATGCTTCATAAGCCTGCTGGTGTCGTTACAGCCAACAAAGACAAGGAACTTCCGACCGTCATGGACCTCCTTCCGCCTGACATCCAGTCTGACAAGCTCTATGCCGTCGGCCGACTGGACCGAGATACGACAGGACTCCTCCTCTTGACCGATAACGGTCCCTTGGGCTTTCAGCTCCTCCATCCCCAGTATCATGTCGATAAGACTTATCATGTTGAGGTTAATGGACTTCTAACACCTGACCATATCCAAGCCTTTCAAAAAGGAATTGTCTTTTTAGATGGTACTAACTGTAAACCTGCAAGCCTAGAAATTCTATCTGCAAGTCCTTCCCACAGTCAAACCTCTATTACCATTTCAGAGGGGAAATTTCATCAGGTAAAAAAAATGTTCCTCTCGGTTGGTGTCAAGGTGACTTCTCTCAAACGCACCTATTTTGGACCTTGGAGCTTGGATGATAATCTTCAAGAGGGAGACTACCGCCCCCTAAACTCAGAAGAGTTGGCAAGTATTCGTGACTTTCTCAGAAAAAGTGGTTAA
- a CDS encoding rhodanese-like domain-containing protein, protein MVTWILWALILAMLAWMGFNYLRIRRAAKIVDNEEFEALIRTGQLIDLRDPAEFHRKHILGARNIPSSQLKTSLAALRKDKPVLLYENQRAQRVTNAALYLKKQGFSEIYILSYGLDSWKGKVKVEK, encoded by the coding sequence ATGGTTACTTGGATTTTGTGGGCACTTATACTGGCAATGTTAGCATGGATGGGCTTTAACTATCTTCGTATTCGCCGTGCGGCTAAAATCGTAGACAATGAGGAGTTTGAAGCCTTGATTCGTACGGGTCAATTGATTGATTTGCGCGACCCAGCAGAATTCCACAGAAAACATATCCTTGGAGCCCGCAATATTCCTTCAAGTCAGTTGAAGACTAGTCTTGCAGCCCTTCGTAAGGATAAACCTGTTCTTCTCTACGAAAACCAACGTGCGCAACGTGTCACAAATGCAGCCCTTTACTTGAAAAAACAAGGTTTTTCTGAGATTTATATCCTTTCTTATGGCTTGGATTCTTGGAAAGGGAAAGTGAAAGTTGAGAAATAA
- a CDS encoding YqgQ family protein: protein MSLMKTFYDVQQFLKRFGIIVYMGKRLYDIELMKLELSRIYDAGLMDKLDYLEAEAVLRREHKVELDYIEKNGEKN, encoded by the coding sequence ATGAGTCTTATGAAAACATTCTATGATGTGCAGCAATTCCTCAAACGATTTGGTATTATTGTTTACATGGGAAAACGCTTATATGATATTGAACTGATGAAGTTGGAACTCTCTCGGATTTACGATGCAGGGTTGATGGATAAACTAGACTATCTAGAAGCAGAAGCGGTTCTTCGCAGAGAGCACAAGGTAGAATTGGATTATATTGAGAAAAATGGAGAAAAGAACTAA
- a CDS encoding LysR family transcriptional regulator — MRIQQLHYIIKIVETGSMNEAAKQLFITQPSLSNAVRDLENEMGIEIFIRNPKGITLTRDGMEFLSYARQVVEQTQLLEERYKNPVAHRELFSVSSQHYAFVVNAFVSLLKKSDMEKYELFLRETRTWEIIDDVKNFRSEVGVLFLNSYNRDVLTKMLDDNHLLAHHLFTAQPHIFVSKTNPLAKKDKVKLEDLENFPYLSYDQGTHNSFYFSEEILSQEYHKKSIVVSDRATLFNLLIGLDGYTIATGILNSNLNGDNIVSIPLDIDDPIELVYIQHEKTSLSKMGERFIDYLLEEVQFDS; from the coding sequence ATGAGAATTCAACAATTACATTATATTATCAAAATCGTCGAAACTGGCTCCATGAATGAGGCAGCCAAACAGCTCTTTATCACTCAGCCTAGTCTTTCCAACGCTGTGAGAGATTTGGAAAATGAGATGGGCATTGAAATCTTTATCCGCAATCCCAAGGGTATTACCTTAACTCGTGATGGCATGGAGTTTCTCTCCTATGCCCGTCAGGTTGTCGAGCAAACTCAGCTTCTGGAAGAACGCTATAAAAACCCTGTCGCCCACCGCGAACTTTTCAGCGTTTCCTCCCAGCACTATGCCTTTGTGGTCAATGCTTTCGTATCTCTGCTCAAGAAAAGCGATATGGAAAAATACGAGCTCTTCCTTCGTGAAACACGGACTTGGGAGATTATCGACGACGTCAAGAACTTCCGTAGTGAGGTCGGTGTCCTATTTTTGAACAGCTACAACCGTGATGTTTTAACCAAAATGCTGGATGACAACCACCTGCTGGCTCATCATCTCTTCACAGCCCAGCCCCATATCTTTGTCAGCAAGACCAATCCTCTGGCAAAGAAAGATAAAGTCAAACTAGAAGACTTGGAGAACTTTCCTTACCTCAGCTATGATCAAGGAACTCACAACTCCTTCTACTTTTCAGAAGAGATTCTCTCGCAAGAATACCACAAAAAATCTATCGTAGTCAGCGACCGTGCCACTCTCTTTAACCTCTTGATTGGTTTGGATGGATACACGATCGCAACAGGTATTTTAAACAGCAACCTCAACGGTGACAACATCGTTTCCATTCCACTGGACATTGACGATCCGATTGAACTAGTCTATATCCAGCATGAAAAAACCAGCCTATCTAAGATGGGCGAACGCTTTATCGACTATCTACTAGAAGAAGTCCAGTTTGATAGTTGA
- a CDS encoding SDR family NAD(P)-dependent oxidoreductase translates to MPTILITGASGGLAQEMVKLLPEDQLILLGRDREKLAQLYGNHPHAELIEIDITDDQALDTLVADLYFRYGKIDVLINNAGYGIFEEFDQISDKDIHQMFEVNTFALMNLSRRLAARMKESRKGHIINIVSMAGLIATGKSSLYSATKFAVIGFSNALRLELMSYGVYVTTINPGPIRTGFFDQADPDGTYLKSVDRFLLEPDAVAKKIVKIIGKNKRELNLPVLLNLAHKFYTLFPKLADKLAGEAFNYK, encoded by the coding sequence ATGCCTACTATTCTCATTACCGGAGCTAGCGGTGGTCTAGCTCAAGAAATGGTCAAACTTTTACCAGAAGACCAGCTCATCTTGCTTGGTCGAGATAGGGAAAAATTAGCTCAACTCTACGGAAATCATCCCCATGCAGAATTGATTGAAATCGACATTACCGATGATCAGGCTCTAGACACTTTAGTAGCTGATCTCTATTTCCGTTATGGCAAGATTGATGTCTTGATTAACAACGCTGGTTACGGGATTTTTGAGGAATTTGACCAGATTTCTGATAAAGATATTCACCAGATGTTTGAGGTCAATACCTTTGCCCTGATGAATCTGTCTCGTCGCCTTGCTGCTCGTATGAAGGAAAGCCGAAAAGGCCATATTATCAATATTGTCAGCATGGCAGGTTTGATCGCTACTGGCAAGTCCAGCCTTTACTCAGCAACCAAGTTTGCGGTCATTGGTTTTTCAAATGCGTTACGCCTCGAACTTATGTCCTACGGTGTTTATGTAACGACGATCAATCCAGGACCAATCCGCACCGGATTTTTTGACCAAGCCGACCCAGACGGCACCTATCTTAAATCAGTTGATCGCTTCCTGCTAGAACCAGATGCAGTAGCTAAAAAGATTGTCAAGATTATAGGAAAAAATAAACGGGAACTGAATCTCCCAGTCTTGTTGAACCTAGCTCATAAGTTTTATACCCTCTTTCCCAAGCTAGCTGATAAGTTGGCAGGGGAGGCTTTTAATTATAAATAA
- the rnz gene encoding ribonuclease Z, which yields MDIQFLGTGAGQPSKARNVSSLALKLLDEINEVWLFDCGEGTQNRILETTIRPRKVSKIFITHLHGDHIFGLPGFLSSRAFQANEEQTDLEIYGPQGIKSFVLTSLRVSGSRLPYRIHFHEFDQESLGKILETDKFTVYTEELDHTIFCVGYRVMQKDLEGTLDAEKLKAAGVPFGPLFGKIKNGQNVVLEDGREIKAADYISAPRPGKIITILGDTRKTSASVRLAVNADVLVHESTYGKGDEKIARNHGHSTNMQAAEVAVEAGAKRLLLNHISARFLSKDISKLKKDAATIFENVHVVKDLEEVEI from the coding sequence ATGGATATTCAATTTTTAGGAACGGGGGCTGGTCAGCCCTCTAAAGCCCGCAACGTCTCAAGTCTCGCCCTGAAACTCTTGGACGAGATTAACGAAGTTTGGCTCTTTGACTGTGGAGAAGGAACGCAAAATCGCATTCTGGAAACCACAATTCGACCACGTAAGGTCAGCAAAATCTTTATCACCCACTTGCACGGAGACCACATTTTTGGCCTGCCAGGATTCCTTTCTAGCCGTGCCTTTCAGGCTAATGAAGAGCAGACAGATTTGGAAATCTATGGGCCACAAGGGATCAAGTCCTTTGTCTTAACCAGCCTTCGTGTGTCAGGTTCTCGTTTGCCCTACCGTATTCATTTTCATGAGTTTGACCAAGAGTCTTTAGGGAAAATCCTTGAGACCGATAAATTCACTGTGTATACAGAGGAGTTGGACCACACTATTTTCTGTGTTGGTTACCGTGTCATGCAAAAGGACCTAGAAGGTACCTTGGATGCTGAAAAACTCAAGGCAGCTGGTGTCCCATTTGGCCCACTTTTTGGAAAAATCAAAAATGGTCAGAATGTTGTTCTAGAAGATGGTAGAGAAATCAAGGCAGCTGACTATATCTCAGCGCCACGTCCAGGTAAAATTATCACTATTCTTGGTGATACTCGTAAAACTAGTGCTAGTGTGCGTCTGGCTGTCAATGCTGATGTCCTAGTCCACGAGTCCACTTATGGCAAGGGCGATGAAAAGATTGCTCGCAATCATGGTCACTCGACCAACATGCAGGCAGCAGAGGTCGCAGTAGAAGCAGGTGCCAAACGACTCCTGCTCAACCATATCAGTGCCCGTTTTCTCTCAAAAGATATCAGCAAGCTCAAGAAAGACGCTGCCACAATTTTTGAAAATGTGCATGTGGTCAAAGACTTGGAAGAAGTGGAAATCTAA
- a CDS encoding cystathionine beta-lyase, translated as MTDIKTLALKYGGYTSLDKLYLDQLLAGKTEQEQLALITPPPSVVNAYFAELYQKKSPEAATDYFAEVSQELNLYNVEPRFTLENKPFIRLNLSGKSFGFCYESEGLGRIFSEAEEAITADLLFEIAQIFPHQLVFEESGKIYMKPVGDEEVVSVESLTALTDLESLADGRKRLKGYSQEDLLQEATAFTGKRYFRSENRTAMLYID; from the coding sequence ATGACTGATATTAAAACCTTGGCTCTAAAGTATGGGGGTTATACAAGTCTGGATAAGCTCTATCTGGATCAGCTTCTAGCTGGCAAGACAGAGCAGGAGCAGTTGGCACTGATTACTCCTCCGCCAAGTGTGGTCAATGCCTATTTTGCAGAACTCTACCAGAAAAAGAGTCCTGAAGCTGCGACGGATTATTTTGCAGAAGTCAGTCAGGAACTGAATCTCTACAATGTTGAGCCAAGATTCACCCTCGAAAACAAGCCTTTTATTCGTCTTAATCTGTCTGGTAAATCCTTTGGTTTTTGCTATGAGAGTGAGGGGCTGGGGCGGATTTTCTCAGAAGCTGAGGAAGCAATCACAGCTGACTTGCTCTTTGAAATTGCGCAAATTTTCCCCCATCAGCTAGTCTTTGAGGAGTCTGGAAAGATTTACATGAAGCCTGTCGGGGATGAGGAAGTTGTTAGCGTAGAGAGTCTTACAGCTTTGACGGATTTGGAAAGTTTGGCTGATGGTCGTAAGCGTCTCAAAGGCTACAGCCAAGAGGATTTACTGCAAGAAGCTACTGCTTTTACTGGCAAGCGCTATTTCCGATCGGAAAACCGCACAGCTATGTTATATATTGATTAA